A region from the Anoplolepis gracilipes chromosome 2, ASM4749672v1, whole genome shotgun sequence genome encodes:
- the Sdhaf3 gene encoding succinate dehydrogenase assembly factor 3, mitochondrial — MASRTHVQRVRLLYKTILRLHRGLPAEIQPLGNNYVRDEFKRHKNCVESEAIIFLHEWTDYAVSLAEQLGLRGPHTGRPLGKCLKEEDIDMLRDEQVYQLYELMIAATGKTEDKSKDKT; from the exons ATGGCCTCTCGGACACACGTGCAGCGTGTCAGATTACTGTACAAGACGATTTTAAGGTTACATCGGGGCTTACCGGCTGAGATTCAGCCTCTAGGCAATAATTATGTTCGCGACGAGTTTAAGAGACACAAAAACTGCGTGGAAAGCGAGGCGATCATCTTTCTCCATGAATGGACC gATTACGCGGTCTCTCTCGCCGAACAGCTTGGCTTAAGGGGTCCTCACACGGGACGACCGTTGGGGAAATGTTTGAAGGAGGAGGACATTGATATGCTACGGGACGAGCAAGTGTATCAGTTGTACGAATTAATGATCGCGGCTACAGGAAAGACGGAAGATAAATCCAAAGATAAAACGTAG
- the LOC140676337 gene encoding acyl-coenzyme A diphosphatase NUDT19: MKSWQESASLILAVRHAQKYNPAVSPAISNYKLLWLKRHQKSSFMPGMYVFPGGTTDSADSTLKWREIFAASGVSNDRFASLVPKVKTLPEIYQLRQNELPREISLRITTIRETFEESGILLCRQKDDDTPTNWAKHISIPKTELQMWQNKVHNDATEFLTLCEKLKCYPDLWALHEWRNWYTPITMPKRFNTLFYLACMSLMPYAEYEASEMEDLKWEKPENLFSMDITFPPPQQYEIARLNKFKSIDKLLEFAERNREEALQLYLPVPIWLKDGVMFTMPGDTMYPKKVSLVDEQQIDKSDITIQECREMTPIKNRTEFCNTQIKVIFTDVHGKDNYMEFSKPDVKGQDINNKL, encoded by the exons ATGAAATCCTGGCAGGAATCGGCAAGTTTAATATTAGCAGTACGTCATGcgcaaaaatataatcctGCAGTATCACCTGCAATT tcTAATTACAAATTGTTATGGTTGAAACGTCATCAAAAATCCAGCTTTATGCCAGGAATGTATGTCTTCCCGGGCGGTACCACAGACTCAGCTGACTCTACCTTGAAATGGCGCGAAATCTTCGCTGCTTCCGGTGTGAGTAATGACAGATTCGCATCTCTAGTCCCAAAGGTTAAGACGTTACCGGAGATCTATCAATTAAGACAAAATGAACTGCCGAGAGAGATCTCGCTACGTATTACGACGATTCGCGAAACCTTCGAGGAGTCTGGGATATTGCTTTGCAGACAGAAAGATGATGATACACCTACTAATTGGGCCAAACATATATCGA TCCCAAAAACTGAGTTGCAAATGTGGCAGAACAAGGTGCACAACGATGCTACAGAATTCCTTACTCTTTGCGAGAAGCTTAAGTGCTATCCAGATTTGTGGGCACTACATGAATGGAGAAATTGGTACACACCTATAACTATGCCTAAACGTTTTAATACGCTATTCTATTTAGCCTGCATGTCATTGATGCCTTATGCTGAATACGAAGCCAGTGAAATGGAGGATCTGAAA tGGGAAAAGCCAGAAAATCTTTTCTCAATGGATATTACATTTCCACCGCCACAACAGTATGAAATtgcaagattaaataaatttaaaagtatagaTAAGCTACTAGAGTTTGCGGAACGCAATAGAGAAGAGGCACTGCAGTTGTATTTACCG gtaCCTATATGGCTAAAAGATGGGGTCATGTTCACCATGCCTGGAGATACAATGTATCCAAAGAAAGTTAGTTTAGTAGATGAACAACAAATTGATAAATCAGATATTACAATACAAGAATGTCGAGAAATGACaccaataaaaaatagaacagaattttgtaatacacaaattaaagtaatttttactgATGTACATggtaaagataattatatggaATTTTCAAAACCTGACGTAAAAGGTCaagatattaacaataaactcTAA